A window of the Halobacterium hubeiense genome harbors these coding sequences:
- a CDS encoding pyridoxamine 5'-phosphate oxidase family protein, whose amino-acid sequence MSADEVAAFLESCGDGVLTIHADDAQSFPVSFGYDPDTDRCVFQLLSAPTSAKRGLDAETPATLVAYDIGSPDDWSSVVVDGVLAEIPTPEPADRRRYAEQATPIGMSVFDADPRVLDATWYELRPTDATGRRSP is encoded by the coding sequence ATGAGCGCCGACGAAGTCGCCGCGTTCCTGGAGTCGTGCGGCGACGGCGTACTCACGATACACGCCGACGACGCCCAGTCGTTCCCGGTCTCGTTCGGCTACGACCCGGACACCGACCGCTGCGTGTTCCAGTTGCTCTCCGCGCCTACGAGCGCGAAGCGCGGCCTCGACGCGGAGACGCCGGCGACCCTCGTCGCGTACGACATCGGCTCGCCCGACGACTGGTCGAGCGTCGTCGTCGACGGCGTCCTCGCCGAGATTCCGACGCCGGAGCCGGCCGACCGGCGGCGCTACGCCGAGCAGGCGACGCCCATCGGGATGAGCGTCTTCGACGCCGACCCGCGGGTCCTGGACGCGACGTGGTACGAACTCCGCCCGACGGACGCGACCGGGCGGCGGAGCCCGTAG
- a CDS encoding DUF2249 domain-containing protein — protein sequence MATTTDWHAHLSETGVPLDRERELLDVRELGPPDPLVETLETLPDLADDVVLVQVNDRAPQHLYPKLDDRGYEYATVEADNAVVTGIWDADA from the coding sequence ATGGCCACGACGACCGACTGGCACGCGCACCTCTCGGAGACGGGCGTGCCGCTGGACCGCGAGCGCGAACTGCTCGACGTCCGCGAGCTGGGGCCGCCGGACCCGCTCGTCGAGACGCTGGAGACGCTGCCGGACCTCGCCGACGACGTGGTGCTCGTGCAGGTCAACGACCGCGCCCCCCAGCACCTCTACCCTAAGCTCGACGACCGCGGCTACGAGTACGCCACCGTCGAGGCCGACAACGCGGTCGTCACGGGCATCTGGGACGCCGACGCCTGA
- a CDS encoding helix-turn-helix domain-containing protein: MARAQLSIDLPDSVWISQVSTRYPDTLFRVLAAFPDDDEGVALLELTGPDVVDVLKEMHDADGVEDMEPLERDDDSVLVEFETSEPLLLLTLQEAGLPLEPPLEVSNGTATLEVVAPHAKLSALRDQLDAFGMDFEVGYLYESGDSERLLTPRQQELLGAAIEAGYYDTPRECTLTDLAEELDTAKSTLSETLHRAEETAIKQFASNLPRFADKDLA; encoded by the coding sequence ATGGCACGAGCACAACTCTCCATCGACCTGCCCGACTCGGTGTGGATCTCTCAGGTGTCCACACGCTACCCCGACACGCTGTTCCGCGTCCTCGCGGCGTTCCCCGACGACGACGAGGGCGTCGCGCTGCTGGAACTCACCGGCCCCGACGTCGTCGACGTCCTCAAGGAGATGCACGACGCCGACGGCGTCGAGGACATGGAGCCGCTCGAACGCGACGACGACTCCGTGCTCGTCGAGTTCGAGACCAGCGAGCCGCTGTTGCTGTTGACGCTCCAGGAAGCGGGGCTCCCGCTGGAGCCGCCGCTGGAAGTGTCCAACGGCACCGCCACGCTGGAAGTCGTCGCGCCCCACGCGAAGCTCTCGGCGCTGCGCGACCAACTGGACGCCTTCGGGATGGACTTCGAGGTCGGCTACCTCTACGAGTCCGGTGACTCCGAGCGCCTGCTGACGCCGCGCCAGCAGGAGCTGCTGGGCGCCGCCATCGAGGCCGGCTACTACGACACGCCCCGCGAGTGCACGCTCACCGACCTCGCGGAGGAACTGGACACCGCCAAGTCCACGCTCAGCGAGACGCTGCACCGCGCCGAGGAGACGGCGATAAAACAGTTCGCGAGCAACCTCCCGCGGTTCGCCGACAAGGACCTCGCCTGA